One Varibaculum prostatecancerukia genomic window, GGTTGTCCTCGGCAATCATCTGTATGGTTTCCAGGATTTCTCCGGTGGTATCCAGCCCCATTATTCTCCCTCGTGGTTACGGTGCTTTACCTAGGTCAGCGGCAAGCCGATTTAGAGTTTATGCATGGCGTTGAACAACGCCTCGGCCTGCACTTTAATAACCAGGCGTTCGGCTTCCTCTACTGGCGCCATCGCTGCCTGCACCTGCGCTAACCCGATCTGGGTCTCATCAAATTCCAGCTGCATAATCATAGTGAAATATTCATCCATCAGCGTCTGGGACACATTGGTGATATTCACTTGGTTTTGGGCCAGCGCCTGCGAAACTGCCGCGATGATCCCGGTGTGGTCGATTCCGGTAACTGTCATAATTGCTTTCACGTGCTTCAGCTTACGTTCTTTTCCATCCTTTTCGCGATTTCTTGACCCCGGTTTCTTCACTTGCGCGGTCTTTGGTAATAATGGCTGGGTGACTACCACTTTGATTGTTTCAACCTTCATCCAGGCGCTGGTGCTATTTGTAGCCACCAACATTGACCACTTGGCGTTACTGGCCTTGTGGTTTGTTCACGGACAGAATCGTCCGGGAACCACCGCACGTATCTGTGCCGGTCAGTATGTGGGTTTTGGAGCACTCCTGGGGATCACCCTGGTTCTCAGTACGATTTCTGGATTCGTGATTCCTCAGGAATACCTGCGGCTTTTAGGATTGATACCACTGGCCCTGGGAATAAAAGCCGGGATCGGTGAAATCCGCGAGCGCTGGCATTCAGAGGAATCCGAAGAGGAGGACGAGGCAGAGGCACAACTAAAAGGAAAAAAGATCAGTGTGGGCGCGGTTGCCTTGGTTACTATGGCTAACGGAGGCGATGAAATCGCGGCCTATCTGCCGGTTTTTGCACTATCTGCCTGGTGGCAAATCGCCCTGTTTTGCGCTGTGTTCTTAGTGCTTGCTGGGGTGCTGCTTGCTCTTGCCCGTTTCATCACTGGACGTATGGGGCTTGCAGAGGTCCTGGAACGTTTTGAAGCGATTATTTTCCCCAGCGTACTTATCCTGCTAGGAGTGCTAATCCTCGCGGATCTGCTTTAGGTGGATTGACTAGCTGCGGGAGATAGCAAACACGAGCTGCCGCCAAGAAAGAAGCGATTACCAATAGCGCGGGAGTAGATTTTATCCGAGCGGGCGCGGTGGGCATAAGAATTTGGAAAATGTCGCTGCGTTTTCCAAATTCTTGGGCAGGAGGAAAAATCTACTCCCGCGCTCCCACAGTTGCTTTTACTGAACCAGGGTAGTGGCTATTATCTTCGCCGATTAGCTTTAAGCGCGTCTACGCAGACGAGTGATTAGCATGGCGACGCCCCATAGCGCCAGCGTGAAAACCATCTGCACCCCGATGTTCTCCCAGAACTGCGAGGCGGAGGCGCCGCTAAAGCTAGCCATTTCCGCTAACGCATTGTTGTTGTCG contains:
- a CDS encoding ACT domain-containing protein codes for the protein MKVETIKVVVTQPLLPKTAQVKKPGSRNREKDGKERKLKHVKAIMTVTGIDHTGIIAAVSQALAQNQVNITNVSQTLMDEYFTMIMQLEFDETQIGLAQVQAAMAPVEEAERLVIKVQAEALFNAMHKL
- a CDS encoding cadmium resistance transporter, with the translated sequence MTTTLIVSTFIQALVLFVATNIDHLALLALWFVHGQNRPGTTARICAGQYVGFGALLGITLVLSTISGFVIPQEYLRLLGLIPLALGIKAGIGEIRERWHSEESEEEDEAEAQLKGKKISVGAVALVTMANGGDEIAAYLPVFALSAWWQIALFCAVFLVLAGVLLALARFITGRMGLAEVLERFEAIIFPSVLILLGVLILADLL